Genomic window (Dictyoglomus thermophilum H-6-12):
AAATACACTTTTACAGGAGACCAGTTAGCAGGAACAGCAGCTGAAAGAGCCATCCAGAGAGGTAGGGTAGGAATACTGCGCAATATTTCTATTATTCGTTGAATAATGATATCAAAAGGACCCCCATAATACCCTGAGATTCCTCCTATAATGATGCCAAAAAGAAAGCTTAAAAATATCCCTACAAGCCCTACCGTAGTAGATATGCGGGTTCCATATATAACTCTAGAAAATACATCTCTTCCTAAACTATCAGTTCCAAAAAGAAATATGTGTCCACCCTCTTCCACTCCAAAAAGATGTATATTTGTTCTAAATAAGCCCAAAAGCTTATATTCATGCCCCCTTACAAAAAATTTTATATTATACTTTCTAGATTTATCCTCAGTATAAATTCTTCTTAATGTATTGGGATCTACCTCCATTTTATATGCGTATACAAAAGGTCTCAGGTGAATTCCCTGCTCATCTACAAAATGGATCCTTTGAGGAGGAGCAAGAACATACCTTACATCATACTTATAGGGATCATAAGGTGCAAAAAACTCACAAAAAGCTGCAATAATATAAAAAATTATTAAAACTACTAAGCCGATGATGGCGAGCTTATTTCTTCTAAATCTCCACCACATCAACTTCCATTGAGAGGCAACATAAATCTTCTCTTCTTTTTCAGGTATTTCTTCTATAAATTCCTCTTTCCTTTCAATCTCCGCCATTTTTGCACATCCCCCTTATTCATACCTTACACGAGGATCTACCCAAGCAAGAAGTAAGTCGGATATTAAAGTGCCTAACATTGTTAGAAAACTTAACATAAGTAAAAAAGCCCCAGCCAAATACATATCTTGATTCCTCAAAGCTTCAAGAAGCAAAGGGCCAGAAGTAGGGAGATTTAAAACTATAGCTGTAATTTCAGCTCCTGAAACAAGGAATGGAAGAGACCAACCAACAGTACTTATAAAAGGAATCATAGCAACCCTTAAAGGATACTTAAATATTACTTTCCATTCCTTCAAACCTTTTGCCCTGGCTGTCAAAACATAGGGTTTATTTATCTCATCCAGAAGATTTGCCCTCAAAGTTCTTATCATTCCAGCAGTATTTGCTAATCCGATAATCACCACAGGCACCCATATATGTTTTAACATATCTACAAACTTAGCAAAACTCCATTTAGCCTCTAAATATTCTGGCGAAAAAAGCCCTGTCAGATTTTGGCCAAAGTAAGCATAAGCAACCCAGAGAAGAATCAAAGCAACCATAAAAGCAGGTACCGAAAGTCCAATATAACCTAAAAAGGTAAAAAGATAATCGCCAAAAGAATATTGATGAGTGGCAGAATAGGTACCTATCAGAAAACCTACTACCCAGATAAAAATAAGGGTAAAAAGAGATATAACAAAGGTAATAGCAAGTCTTTCACCTATAAGCTCACTAACTGGTCTATTATATAGTAAAGATCTTCCAAAATCTCCATGCAAAACATTCCAAATCCAAAGAAGATACTGCTCCCATATAGGTTTATCAAGGCCATACTGTTTTTTAAGAGCTTCTATAGTCTCCAAATTCACCGATTCACCACTCGTGGCAAGCTGAGCAATATATGAAGTTAAAAAATCACCAGGAGGAAGTTGAATAACTACAAAGACAATTATGGATACAAAGAAAAGAGTCAATAACATATAGAGAATTCTTCTTATCAGATATTCCTTCACTTCATTGTCCTCCCCTTATTGAGAGAGTAATTTTTTTACCCCTTAAAAAATATTTCGTTTAATAAAAACGTTTGCTAATCGTTTTGTTTAAAATATACATTATATTTTTAAAAAAGTCAACCCTTAGAAAAAGCAAGAAAATTCTTGAAATATTCTTAAAAAATTCATAGAATAAAAAAAATTCATTATAGTATTTATGTAAAATTTAAATTTATGACTTAAAAATAAAAAGGAGGAGCGTTGGAAGAATGAGAAAAAGGGAAAATAAATCACCAACAATGAAAGATGTAGCCAGGCTCGCTGGCGTTTCTATAAGTACAGTATCACATGTCATAAACAAGACCAGATATGTGGAACCTGAAACAAGAGAAAAAGTTTATCAAGCAATAAAAACTTTAGGGTATAGACCTAACATTCTTGCTAGCAGTTTAAGAAAGAGAGTAACTAACACTATTGGTTTGATTATTTCTAATATTACAAACCTTTTCTATCCTGAGGTAGTGCGGGGAGTTGAAGACCTTTTAGCAAAATATAATTATAACCTTATTTTATGTAACTCTGACGAAGATGTGGAAAAAGAGAAAAACTACATAGAGGTTTTATTTAGTAGAAGAGTAGATGGACTTATAATTACTCCTAGCAAAAGTAGTGAGACAAGAGAAAATCTTGACCTCTTTAGAGAAAAGAATATTCCTGTAGTCCTTGTGGACAGAAAAATTGAGGGATTAGAAGAAGATGTTGTTCTTGCGGATAACATAGAAGGGACATATGAAGCAATAAGTTATCTCATAAGCTTAGGACATAAAAGAATAGGAATAATAACAGGTCCATTAGATACAACTACAGGTTGTGAAAGACTCGAAGGATATTTAAAAGCCTTAGAAGATAAGGGGATTAAGAAGGATGATAACCTTATATACGAAGGAGACTTCAAAAAAGAAGGTGGTTATAAGGGAGTAGAAGCTCTACTTAACATAAACAATCCACCCACCGCTATATTTACCAGCAATAACCTTATGGCCTTAGGTGCTCTTAAAAAGATAACAGAACTTGGATTAAAAATACCTCAGGATCTTTCTTTAATATCCTTTGATGACATGGACTGGTTCCCGTATTTCTCTCCTCCTCTAACTGCAGTCTATCAGCCAGCCTATGAATTGGGCGAAACTGCAGTAAAATTACTTTTCGAAAGATTAAAGAGAGGAAGAAAAAAAAGAAAAGAGGTAAGATTACCTACAAAGTTAATTATAAGAGAATCTTGTGCACCCCCTAAATAGTTTGAACTACAATGAAGGTTTATGAGGCCTACTTAGATATAGAAACTACAGGATTAAGTCCTATATACTCAGACATTACTGTAATTGGAATATACCTTGAAAATTCAGAAGATTCTATCTTTATTCAACTTATTGGAGATGACATCACTCCATATAACTTATCTTATATTATGGAGAAGGTTCACACTATATACACCTATAATGGGTCTCGATTTGATCTGCCCTTTATCAATGCTAAACTGGGAATAAATTTAGAAGATTATGCCTTTCATGAGGATCTTATGTATAGATGCTGGAAAAGAGGATTATATGGAGGTCTAAAAAAGGTAGAAGAAAGATTGGGAATTGAGAGAAAATTAAAAGAGGTAGATGGAAGAATGGCAGTAATACTCTGGTATAAATATATCAGGCACAATGACATCAATGCACTAAGATTACTACTAGAGTACAATAAAGAGGATGTCATGAACTTAAAAATATTAAAGGAGAAACTATACAGTTTTTAGTCTTTAATCCAACATTGATAATCCTCTTCAAAAATATCCGAAAAAAGGGAAAAAGAAAGAGCTCTACATCCAATACAATCCTCTACATTACATAAATGACACTTTCCCTTTAAATTATCTTTAGTAAATTCAGCCCTAAATTTCAAAATCCTCTCATATACATCAGAAAAACTTTCATTAGTTAAATTTCCCAGTACTATAGGAAACCTTCTACAAGGATAGACATCTCCATTGGGCATTATGGCACAAGATTCTCCTAAATTACAAAGAGCTCCAAGGATTCTGTTTTCTTCAAAATCAATGTAAAAGGCCCTATAAGGCAGTAAATCTTCTGGGGCAAGATCTGCCCATGTAGCAACTCTATCAACTACCTCATACCATTCGTCAGACCCTAAAACCATGTCCTTTATCTTTAAGCCTTCCCCAATAGGTATAAATCTCTCTAAAATAAAACCCTTTGCCCCCAAAGTCTGTGCCAACCTATACATATCATCCAATTCTCTATAATTGTATTTTGCAATGGTAAACATAAAAAGAAAATCATATCTGAGATTTTTTAAATTACCAACAACTCTTTGAAAATTCCCTCTACCTCTTATCAAATCATTGGTTTCTTCCTTTGCTCCTTCAAGAGAAACCTTAATATACTTTAGCTTTTCATAACTTTCTTCTATTACCTTGTTAGGTGATAGTATCCCGTTAGTTATGATGTTTATTTCGTGTACAATATCTACCTTATTTAGAGTTTTTAAAATTTGATTAAGATGAGGATAAATGAGTGGTTCTCCACCTGTAAGATTTACAGAAAGCCTATCAAAACCTTCTTTTTTCAAAAAAGTAGCTATATCTTCAATAATATGAACTAACTTCTCAAAAGGAAGCTCCCTGCTCCTATCAAAATTTTCTTGGTAACAATGTCGACACCTTAAATTACAAAAATCTGTTATATGCCACTGAAAAGAAAATTCTTTAATCATGATCAAAAAACCTTTGATATAATAACCAGAGATAGGAGGTGATAAAATGGCTGAGTGTAGAATTGAAAAGAACTTGAAAAATTGTAATTGTACTTATGAACCATGTCCCAGAAAAGGCATTTGTTGTGAATGTCTCGCCTATCATCGCAGCCATGGAGAACTTCCTGCATGTTATTTTCCTCCTGAAGTAGAAAAAACCTATGATAGATCTATTAGAAGATTTGTATCCCTATACAAATAAGGGAGGATCTTCAATCCTCCCTCTCCCCTCTTGGATCCACATGCACTGTAACCTGTGAATTTTCAATCTTTGCTTTGATCTCATCCTGTACCCTTAAAGCTAAGTCATGAGCTTCCTTTACTGTTAGGTTATTATCTACCTCTATGTGTAGAGTAATATATTTTTCATTTTGATAATCATGTACTGATAGGTCATGATAATTTAAAACTCCAGGAGTATTTATTACAATATCGTCAATCTTTTTCACAAGTTCATCACTTGGAGCCTCTCCAATCAAAAAATTAGTTGCACTTTTTATAAGATCTACACCTACCCATGCAATAAGGAGAGAGACAAAAACTCCCAAAATACCATCAAGCCTATAAAATCCTAATTTACTTCCCACAAGTCCTATTGCTACAAGAAGGGTCGCAATAGCATCACTTCTATGGTGCCATGCATCGGCAATTAATGTGGTAGCATCAAATTTTTTACCTAAGTAGATAGAAAATCTTGCCATCCATTCTTTGAATAAAAAGGAGATTATTAAAAGAATGAAAATTAATAAGTCAAACTCAACTTTTTGAGGTTTTAGCAACCTATTAAAGGAGGATAAAACAAGATCATAAGCAACGATCAGCAGTAAGAATGCAATTATAAGAGTAGCTATTTGCTCTATTCTACCATGTCCATATGGATGCTCCTTATCTGCAGGTTTGCTCCCTAACTTAAAGCCAAGAATAACAACAATCGAAGTTAGTACATCAGATAGAGAATGAAAAGCATCTGCAATTAATGAAATACTACCCAAATAAAGTCCAGAGAAATATTTAAACAAAAACAAAATGAAATTACCTATTATGCTTACCCAACCTTCTAAGTATCCGGCATATTTTTTACTATATCCCTTTTTACTTAAAATCTTTTTTACTATCCACTCATTAAAATTCATAATTGCCTCTCCTCAAACAAAAAGCTTCCTACTCTAAAAAGTAGGAAGCTTGTACACCTTTCTAACATAAATTATACAAAGAACAATTATATTCCTTTTAATAATTTATGTCAAAAAATTAAAGATTAAAATCTTTTAATGCATCAATCATAGCCCTTATATTTTCTCCTGGAGTTCCAGGAGATACTCCACCTCCAGCAGAAAGAATTATCCCTCTCTTCATTCCATAATCTCTCAACACTCTCTCTACACTCCTTTTTACATCCTCTTTGCTTCCATTGACCAATACATCTAAAGGAGGAATGTTACCCATTAGACAAATCTTGCCTTGGGTTAAATTATAAACATCTTTTATGTTCTGTAAGTGAGTAAAGTTAAATATATTAATACCAAGATCTGGTAAATATTTATAGTAAACGTTATTATTCGTATCATTATGGTAAATTTTTATAGGATAATCAAAGCTTGAGAATATTTTTTTAAGGTACGGATGCGCAAATTCAAGATAATCCTCTTCTGAGAAAAATCCTACAATATCATCAAGTACGAGTATTCCCTCTACATCATGAAGAACCTCTATTTGAGCAGTAAGAAAATCAATTACCAAACTGGTAACTACCTCAAGAAGTTTTTTGGCCTCCTCAGGATATAATTTCACTGAAACTAAAAATTCTGTAACACCCATCAAATGGGAGGCAATTGCAAAAGGCCCTCTGGCAGCAACAATCTTTATCTTCTCTCCCATTTCTTTCACTTTAGGCTCAATATATCTATAGTATTCAAGAACAATAGGCATAAAACCATCTGTCTTAGGATTTGGCTTTTTTAAATTATTAACAAAATCAGGCAGATCATCGGCAGATTTCAATATTGGCTCTATGTTAGGAGTGGCATCAGGTTTAAAAATAATCTTAGCCCCAAACCCAGAAGGCTCTTGTGCCATTCCAAACTCTACCCAAAAGTCAGGGATAAAAATAACCTCAGGAAATCTTTTCTTAATCTCTCTGTAAGCCTCAAGCCATATATCAGGAATAAAGTAAAACTGCATATGGGGAATACCTAAGTAACCAGGAATCCAGGGACTATCTACAATGAGAGCAATAGGAATCTCCTTAGGTTCTTTTAGATTTGCACAATCCAATAAAATTTGCCAATCCTTTTCTCTCACCCTTATATACCTCCCTTAAGGATATATTTTTCTACCTTTTTCGTCAGGTATTCCTGTCCTTCTAAAGAAATATGTATTTATAACATCTCTCCATTCTTTTGCATGTTCTACCTGCATATTCAATCTTTGTAAAACCCTTTCATATGTCTTATCATCAATCTTACCCTTAAGCTCAATCCATCTTCTTCTAATCTCTTCTGCCTCTTCTACCCCTTCAAAATGCAAATCATAATAAGTCTGAAGCAAAGTTTTTCCTGACTTTAACCTATAATTATAAGGTACTCTATGGAAAAATAATAAAAGCTCTTCAGGACAAGTATCTATGCTATCATAAATTTCCCTCCAGGGAGAGTGATACTGAAGAGTATACCCTGTACCTCTTGAAGATCTGTCAACACCTATTGCTTCGTAATTTGCTCTGTGATAAGTGCCCCATTTTGAGTATTCATATCCCTCAGGATTAGGCCCATAGTGATGCCCTGGATTTACCATCCATCCAAGTCCTAAAGGAGTAGTATACTTTTCATAAGCCTTATGGGAATTTAATAACATATATGATATGTTCTCAACCACTTTTTCATCATCTCCAAAAGTTAACTTTATCCATCTCTCTACAATTTTTTCTATCTTCTCATCAGGATTCCAAGCCAACTCTCCAAAAGTGTACAAATTAGCTTGAGCAAGGTCATGTCCTGTCCAATTAATATTATCCCCTACATTTGACACTCCTGCCATACCATTATTTTTTATTTTAAAAACACTTCCCTTTAATATTTCTTTTACTTCTGATCCCTTCCCCTTTGCATAAGTATCAAATTCAAGAATCTCTTTCCACAAGACACCTAAATAGCATAAATGTATTTGTTGCCCTGTATATTCTTGAGTTATTTGCAATTCTAATATTTGATTAGTTTGTTCAAGTCCTCCAAAAAGGGGATTTACAGGCTCTCTAACTTGAAAATCCATAGGTCCATATTTTATTTGCACTATGACATTATCCATAAATTTACCATCAAGAGGCTTAAAATTATCATAAGCAGCTTTTGCTCTATCAGTTTTCACATCTCTCCAATCTTGCAGACAATTATAAACAAAGGCTCTCCATATAACAAACCCACCATAGGGTTCTAAAGCCTCTCCTAACATATTTGCTCCATCAGCATGAGTCCTGCCGTACATGTGAGGCCCTGGATTAAATTCCGAGTCAGCCTTTACTAAAAAACCACCAAAATCTGGAATATACTCGTATATTTCATCGACTTTAGTCTTCCACCATAACGAGACTCTCTTATCAAGAGGATCAGCAGTATTTAAACCACCAAGGTATATAGGAGAAGCAAAATTAATAGAAAGATAAATCTTAATACCATAAGCCGAAAAAATCTTAGCAAGTTCTTTTAATTTTTTTAAATAAGGTATTGTCAACAATTCTACCTCTTTTTTCTTCACATTAACATTGTTAATAACTATCCCATTAATTCCAATTGATGACAGCAATCTTGCATAGTCTTTAGTTCTATCATTAATAATTATTTTATTATCCTTAAAAAATATAGAGTTTCCCGCATATCCCCTTTCCACACTTCCATCAAGGTTGTCCCAATGATTCAAAATTCTAAATTTCAAAGAAGGATTACTCAAAAAATTTATTTTATCTATATCTTCACCCAGCTTTAACTTCTCAATTAATTTAAATACTCCGTAAATAAGGCCAACGTACTCCTTAGCAGTAAGTATCAAAATACTATTTTCTCCAAACTCAACTTTCTTAATTAAAAACCCTTCCTCTCCTAAAGAAAATTCAAATTCATCAAGACCTTTTAAAACTTTCCTAACATCCGATAATTTTCCAATTAATACAAAATTAGAAGTGTTTGCAAATGTGTTCCTAAAAATTTTAGGTTTAATACCTAAAGAATAGGTTAGAAAATCTCTTAATTCCTTCAAAGGCAAATTCAAGCTATTATCCCCCAGAACAACAATATTACCAAAGATCCTTCTATACTTATCTCGATACTTGTTAAGATCAGTATATTCTAACCAACACATGCTATAAGGTTTAATTTCAGCCATAAAATTCACATTCCTCCCTTTTTACATTTTCAAAAATAAAAAGGAAAAAATATAATTAAAACTAACATCTTTAATTTTATTTTTGAACATTATTGCTACCCCCTTGGTTCAATAATCATAGTGTTTGTTTTACATTATACATTATTTAAAATCGTTCATGCAAATGTTTTAAAAAGAAATATAGTAACACTTTAATATATTAGTAAACAAAACTAAAAATCTATTTCTATACATTTTATTAAAAAAGTAGTAAAATAATAATCAAAAAAAGATAGAGGTGAGACAAATATGCCCTTGAAAGTGACGAAAATAGACGAATATATAACAGTTCTTCAAACTCCTGACTATCCTTTTACATCAAACAGTTATCTAATTACTTTAAAAAACAAAGAGGAGAAAGTAAATATACTAGTAGATCCTACTCCTCAGCAGTATTTTAAAGATTTAGTGTTATCTCTAAATGAACTTATAGGTGGGGTAGAAAACTTAGATATTATCTTTTTGAACCATCAAGATCCTGATCTTTCATCATCAATAGCTCCCCTTATGGACATGAGCAAAAATTCTATACTCATCACTTCTGAAGATACATGGCGACTTATAAGATTTTATGGTTTAAACCGAGAAAGATTCCAACCTATAGAGTATTTTCCTAATAGAAGAGTAATTCTAAAAACCGACGATACTTTAGAATTTATTCACACACCTTTCTGCCATTTTAGAGGAGCATGGATGCTATATATACCCGAAAGAAAAGCCCTATTCTCGGGAGATCTACTTGGAGGATTATCAAGTAAAGAGCCAAATGGTATATATGCTACAGAAAACTCTTGGGAAGGTATAAAGTTATTCCACGAGATATATATGCCCTCAAAAGAGGCCCTTAGGCTCGCAGTAGATAAAATAGGTAGATTAACTCCTCTTCCTGAACTTATTCTACCTCAACATGGAGATATAATTAGAAAAAATCTAATACTTGATTTTTTGGCAAAACTTAATGATCTTGAGGTTGGATTGGATTACCTCAAAAAACATGAGGAACAACACCAAACTTATTTGTTTGCATTCAATGAAATCTTACAGAATATTAAAAATAGTTATCCAAACCGAGATAAATTAATGCAAAAGTTAAAAGAATTAAATTCTTCTCCATTCTTCCCAGAGCTTATTCACTTTGAAAATGGAGTTGCAACAGAATTTAGAATTCAGCCAGAAACAGCCCTTGAATTGCTTTTTGAAAAATTCAAAGAAGATGCAAAACCAGAAGAAAAAGAAAACCTCAGAATTGATATAATAAAAACTCTTAGGAAGTATAATTTAGAGATACCTGAAGGAATTCTCACAGAAAGACAAAGAACTACAGAAAGTCCGTTAAGAAGGTTGTTCAAAATCTTTCAGAGGTGAGATCATATGCCTATATATGAATATAGATGTAAAGATTGTGGAGAAAAATTTGAAAGATTAATAATGGGAGAGGAAAAAATAACATGCCCTAAATGTGGTAGTGAAAACGTTATGAAATTACTATCACTTTTTGCAACCCAAGGACTTTCTTCAGGATCCTCTTGCTCTTCTTGTTCAGGAGGAAGCTGTAGTTCTTGTAGATAAAAACGAAAGGGAGAGCTTAAAACTCTCCCTTAAAATTTAATAAGTTCGTATTCTCTTTTTCCAAGTCCTATTTCTTCAGCATACTTTAATTGCCAACTCCAATCTATATTAGGATGTACAGCCCTCAACTTATCCTCTCCAGGATTAAATCCAGATTTTAAGGCAGTATTGCTTAATCCAATTTGGTTATTTATAAGATCAGAAGAAGCTTGATCTATGGCTACAATATCCCAACCCCCTAAAATTCCCACATCAGGTACTAAATTTGCATCGTGCCAACCTGCGCAATCACAATCAGGCGAAACATCCATAACAAAATTAATAAAGGCATATTTAGGCTCTTTCTGCTTTAAAATACCATAAGTAAACTCAGCCATCTTCTCCTGAAGCCCAATGGCAGATTCATTCCATAAGATTTTTATGGCAGAGGTAGGACACACCACAGCACACTCTCCACATCCTATACAAAGATCAGGTCTTGTCAAAACTGACTTCTTATTTACCATTTCTAATGCTCCTGTGGGACAATGAGTGACACATCTTCTACAACCTATACATAAATTAGGATTAGGATTTGGCTTAAATTGAGCATGTTGCATCTGCTTCCCCGATCTCGGAGCGCATCCCATACCCACATTTT
Coding sequences:
- a CDS encoding ABC transporter permease, translated to MAEIERKEEFIEEIPEKEEKIYVASQWKLMWWRFRRNKLAIIGLVVLIIFYIIAAFCEFFAPYDPYKYDVRYVLAPPQRIHFVDEQGIHLRPFVYAYKMEVDPNTLRRIYTEDKSRKYNIKFFVRGHEYKLLGLFRTNIHLFGVEEGGHIFLFGTDSLGRDVFSRVIYGTRISTTVGLVGIFLSFLFGIIIGGISGYYGGPFDIIIQRIIEILRSIPTLPLWMALSAAVPANWSPVKVYFAISIILSFIGWTGLAREVRSKFLSLREEDFVTAAKLAGASERRIIFRHLLPSFLSHIIASLTLSIPSMIIGETSLSFLGLGIRPPAISWGVLIQDAQNFRTVALAPWLLLPVLFVILVVLSFNFVGDGLRDAADPYAR
- a CDS encoding ABC transporter permease, with the protein product MKEYLIRRILYMLLTLFFVSIIVFVVIQLPPGDFLTSYIAQLATSGESVNLETIEALKKQYGLDKPIWEQYLLWIWNVLHGDFGRSLLYNRPVSELIGERLAITFVISLFTLIFIWVVGFLIGTYSATHQYSFGDYLFTFLGYIGLSVPAFMVALILLWVAYAYFGQNLTGLFSPEYLEAKWSFAKFVDMLKHIWVPVVIIGLANTAGMIRTLRANLLDEINKPYVLTARAKGLKEWKVIFKYPLRVAMIPFISTVGWSLPFLVSGAEITAIVLNLPTSGPLLLEALRNQDMYLAGAFLLMLSFLTMLGTLISDLLLAWVDPRVRYE
- a CDS encoding LacI family DNA-binding transcriptional regulator encodes the protein MRKRENKSPTMKDVARLAGVSISTVSHVINKTRYVEPETREKVYQAIKTLGYRPNILASSLRKRVTNTIGLIISNITNLFYPEVVRGVEDLLAKYNYNLILCNSDEDVEKEKNYIEVLFSRRVDGLIITPSKSSETRENLDLFREKNIPVVLVDRKIEGLEEDVVLADNIEGTYEAISYLISLGHKRIGIITGPLDTTTGCERLEGYLKALEDKGIKKDDNLIYEGDFKKEGGYKGVEALLNINNPPTAIFTSNNLMALGALKKITELGLKIPQDLSLISFDDMDWFPYFSPPLTAVYQPAYELGETAVKLLFERLKRGRKKRKEVRLPTKLIIRESCAPPK
- a CDS encoding ribonuclease H-like domain-containing protein, which translates into the protein MKVYEAYLDIETTGLSPIYSDITVIGIYLENSEDSIFIQLIGDDITPYNLSYIMEKVHTIYTYNGSRFDLPFINAKLGINLEDYAFHEDLMYRCWKRGLYGGLKKVEERLGIERKLKEVDGRMAVILWYKYIRHNDINALRLLLEYNKEDVMNLKILKEKLYSF
- a CDS encoding radical SAM/SPASM domain-containing protein, which encodes MIKEFSFQWHITDFCNLRCRHCYQENFDRSRELPFEKLVHIIEDIATFLKKEGFDRLSVNLTGGEPLIYPHLNQILKTLNKVDIVHEINIITNGILSPNKVIEESYEKLKYIKVSLEGAKEETNDLIRGRGNFQRVVGNLKNLRYDFLFMFTIAKYNYRELDDMYRLAQTLGAKGFILERFIPIGEGLKIKDMVLGSDEWYEVVDRVATWADLAPEDLLPYRAFYIDFEENRILGALCNLGESCAIMPNGDVYPCRRFPIVLGNLTNESFSDVYERILKFRAEFTKDNLKGKCHLCNVEDCIGCRALSFSLFSDIFEEDYQCWIKD
- a CDS encoding DUF6485 family protein, producing MAECRIEKNLKNCNCTYEPCPRKGICCECLAYHRSHGELPACYFPPEVEKTYDRSIRRFVSLYK
- a CDS encoding cation diffusion facilitator family transporter; amino-acid sequence: MNFNEWIVKKILSKKGYSKKYAGYLEGWVSIIGNFILFLFKYFSGLYLGSISLIADAFHSLSDVLTSIVVILGFKLGSKPADKEHPYGHGRIEQIATLIIAFLLLIVAYDLVLSSFNRLLKPQKVEFDLLIFILLIISFLFKEWMARFSIYLGKKFDATTLIADAWHHRSDAIATLLVAIGLVGSKLGFYRLDGILGVFVSLLIAWVGVDLIKSATNFLIGEAPSDELVKKIDDIVINTPGVLNYHDLSVHDYQNEKYITLHIEVDNNLTVKEAHDLALRVQDEIKAKIENSQVTVHVDPRGERED
- a CDS encoding uroporphyrinogen decarboxylase family protein → MREKDWQILLDCANLKEPKEIPIALIVDSPWIPGYLGIPHMQFYFIPDIWLEAYREIKKRFPEVIFIPDFWVEFGMAQEPSGFGAKIIFKPDATPNIEPILKSADDLPDFVNNLKKPNPKTDGFMPIVLEYYRYIEPKVKEMGEKIKIVAARGPFAIASHLMGVTEFLVSVKLYPEEAKKLLEVVTSLVIDFLTAQIEVLHDVEGILVLDDIVGFFSEEDYLEFAHPYLKKIFSSFDYPIKIYHNDTNNNVYYKYLPDLGINIFNFTHLQNIKDVYNLTQGKICLMGNIPPLDVLVNGSKEDVKRSVERVLRDYGMKRGIILSAGGGVSPGTPGENIRAMIDALKDFNL
- a CDS encoding alpha-glucuronidase family glycosyl hydrolase, whose protein sequence is MAEIKPYSMCWLEYTDLNKYRDKYRRIFGNIVVLGDNSLNLPLKELRDFLTYSLGIKPKIFRNTFANTSNFVLIGKLSDVRKVLKGLDEFEFSLGEEGFLIKKVEFGENSILILTAKEYVGLIYGVFKLIEKLKLGEDIDKINFLSNPSLKFRILNHWDNLDGSVERGYAGNSIFFKDNKIIINDRTKDYARLLSSIGINGIVINNVNVKKKEVELLTIPYLKKLKELAKIFSAYGIKIYLSINFASPIYLGGLNTADPLDKRVSLWWKTKVDEIYEYIPDFGGFLVKADSEFNPGPHMYGRTHADGANMLGEALEPYGGFVIWRAFVYNCLQDWRDVKTDRAKAAYDNFKPLDGKFMDNVIVQIKYGPMDFQVREPVNPLFGGLEQTNQILELQITQEYTGQQIHLCYLGVLWKEILEFDTYAKGKGSEVKEILKGSVFKIKNNGMAGVSNVGDNINWTGHDLAQANLYTFGELAWNPDEKIEKIVERWIKLTFGDDEKVVENISYMLLNSHKAYEKYTTPLGLGWMVNPGHHYGPNPEGYEYSKWGTYHRANYEAIGVDRSSRGTGYTLQYHSPWREIYDSIDTCPEELLLFFHRVPYNYRLKSGKTLLQTYYDLHFEGVEEAEEIRRRWIELKGKIDDKTYERVLQRLNMQVEHAKEWRDVINTYFFRRTGIPDEKGRKIYP
- a CDS encoding oxygen-binding di-iron domain-containing protein; this encodes MPLKVTKIDEYITVLQTPDYPFTSNSYLITLKNKEEKVNILVDPTPQQYFKDLVLSLNELIGGVENLDIIFLNHQDPDLSSSIAPLMDMSKNSILITSEDTWRLIRFYGLNRERFQPIEYFPNRRVILKTDDTLEFIHTPFCHFRGAWMLYIPERKALFSGDLLGGLSSKEPNGIYATENSWEGIKLFHEIYMPSKEALRLAVDKIGRLTPLPELILPQHGDIIRKNLILDFLAKLNDLEVGLDYLKKHEEQHQTYLFAFNEILQNIKNSYPNRDKLMQKLKELNSSPFFPELIHFENGVATEFRIQPETALELLFEKFKEDAKPEEKENLRIDIIKTLRKYNLEIPEGILTERQRTTESPLRRLFKIFQR
- a CDS encoding FmdB family zinc ribbon protein, which encodes MPIYEYRCKDCGEKFERLIMGEEKITCPKCGSENVMKLLSLFATQGLSSGSSCSSCSGGSCSSCR
- a CDS encoding DUF362 domain-containing protein, with the protein product MKAPLYFVSMRATNENESLVRKIKRLTKKLIEGRLEKGDIVAIKLTFGEPGNHAFIRPIFVRQAVEAVRELGGKPFLTDANTLYKGGRANAVDHLESAIYNGFGYSSVGAPLIIADGINGDYYKEVEVNLKHFKKVKVAGAIYDADFLLVLTHVKGHMSTGLGGAIKNVGMGCAPRSGKQMQHAQFKPNPNPNLCIGCRRCVTHCPTGALEMVNKKSVLTRPDLCIGCGECAVVCPTSAIKILWNESAIGLQEKMAEFTYGILKQKEPKYAFINFVMDVSPDCDCAGWHDANLVPDVGILGGWDIVAIDQASSDLINNQIGLSNTALKSGFNPGEDKLRAVHPNIDWSWQLKYAEEIGLGKREYELIKF